From one Danio rerio strain Tuebingen ecotype United States chromosome 19, GRCz12tu, whole genome shotgun sequence genomic stretch:
- the fbxl6 gene encoding F-box/LRR-repeat protein 6 isoform X2, whose amino-acid sequence MDSCSYGERSCQVTSYEHTLETINVDGLVSFLEAYGNQIKKIYFTHSTKSDKLLSALSKGCCPELRLLEINTKLDGGYSQLPICIQGLQIGCPKLQTFRLMNVTAVPKMIRNIPSSTCGFPMLEELCIATSFHSFMTDNDLNNVLHGSPNLRVLDLRGGSRITPTGLYALPCERLECFYWGLYFNSNTMVASKKGIHMLAQKWSNTLRELDLANQPFSEEDLEIAMGHLAHSVGVEFFRSLNLSGTKITSSALRLLINQAPALKYLNLSSCRYLPRGLKRLYHGQEDIQLLLDKLD is encoded by the exons atggactcaTGTTCTtatggagagcggtcttgccaagttacctcgTATGAACACACTCTGGAAACG ATCAACGTTGATGGTCTTGTGTCATTCCTTGAGGCATATggcaaccaaataaaaaaaatttacttcaCACACAGCACAAAGAGTGACAAACTCCTCAGTGCTTTGTCT AAAGGTTGCTGTCCTGAGCTCAGGCTGCTGGAGATCAATACTAAATTAGATGGCGGATACTCCCAGCTCCCCATCTGTATTCAAGGTTTGCAGATTGGATGCCCCAAACTTCAG aCTTTTAGGTTGATGAATGTCACTGCAGTTCCTAAAATGATCCGCAACATCCCCAGTTCAACATGTGGGTTTCCCATGCTAGAGGAGCTGTGCATTGCCACTTCCTTTCACTCCTTTATGACTGACAATGACCTGAACAATGTGCTCCATGGCTCCCCCAATCTGCGTGTGCTGGACCTACGTGGAGGTTCCCGCATCACACCCACTGGCCTCTATGCTTTGCCTTGTGAGA GGCTGGAGTGTTTTTATTGGGGCTTGTATTTTAACAGCAATACCATGGTAGCATCTAAGAAAGGCATTCACATGCTTGCCCAGAAATGGAGCAACACCCTCAGAGAGCTTGATTTGGCCAACCAGCCATTTTCAGAAGAAGATTTAGAGATTGCAATGGGACATCTTGCACACAGTGTTGGAGTTGAATTTTTTCGCTCCCTGAACCTTAGTGGTACAAAAATCACTTCTTCAGCACTCAG GTTACTAATAAACCAGGCACCAGCTCTGAAGTACTTGAATCTGTCTTCCTGCCGTTATCTGCCCAGAGGACTCAAACGTTTATATCATGGTCAAGAAGACATTCAGCTGCTCCTTGACAAATTGGATTGA